The following coding sequences lie in one Lolium perenne isolate Kyuss_39 chromosome 2, Kyuss_2.0, whole genome shotgun sequence genomic window:
- the LOC127335684 gene encoding uncharacterized protein isoform X1: MEGKESSRGRFGDLLAIMLAGITWRLISSRKYLWNIYLHNFTCLCLLRSFKALPHSEFEASLEGLLGFVAPNSINCRSPPATLAGRDQAVLAQAWCFP, encoded by the exons ATGGAAGGGAAG GAGAGCTCTCGTGGCCGGTTCGGGGATTTGCTAGCAATCATGTTGGCTGGGATCACATGGCGCTTGATATCCTCGAGGAAGT ATTTATGGAACATTTATCTTCATAATTTCACATGTTTGTGTCTTCTCAGGAGCTTCAAAGCATTGCCACACTCAGAATTTGAG GCCAGCCTTGAAGGCTTGCTTGGCTTTGTTGCCCCGAACTCAATTAATTGTCGCTCGCCTCCAGCTACTTTAGCCGGGCGTGACCAGGCTGTTCTAGCTCAGGCGTGGTGCTTCCCATAA
- the LOC127335684 gene encoding uncharacterized protein isoform X2: MEGKGLHLHGSGELSWPVRGFASNHVGWDHMALDILEEVSFKALPHSEFEASLEGLLGFVAPNSINCRSPPATLAGRDQAVLAQAWCFP; the protein is encoded by the exons ATGGAAGGGAAG GGATTGCATTTGCATGGTTCAGGAGAGCTCTCGTGGCCGGTTCGGGGATTTGCTAGCAATCATGTTGGCTGGGATCACATGGCGCTTGATATCCTCGAGGAAGT GAGCTTCAAAGCATTGCCACACTCAGAATTTGAG GCCAGCCTTGAAGGCTTGCTTGGCTTTGTTGCCCCGAACTCAATTAATTGTCGCTCGCCTCCAGCTACTTTAGCCGGGCGTGACCAGGCTGTTCTAGCTCAGGCGTGGTGCTTCCCATAA
- the LOC127329315 gene encoding uncharacterized protein, translated as MCGAAKGENEDDELSNMASWSALPTDLGNTILRRLQHHADRVRFGTVCREWRACARRNTPPSQFPWLALPDRTFYSLPDSAFQPLPLHLERHRQLPHAQSSCGEWFVFERRDGAYTLVNTFSMSTTMVLPRLPTEPSHAIGDPPPFMKKLVVCSPKLVAAVVGEGWQLALCRPGSASWVVVAHDQLKSLQDMIWHRGKLYALHDTRCRLLCVSVGEDRDTGEPNVSRVDILVEGSMWEVIESPPWSPYLLESDGALLMVRRGDPNSDIQNPFMGGDSVHYVGRGLERATRFTVFKADLARSRWTELSSVGEDTVLFVQGWCSRAVRIPGRCKDYVTGDRIFFVSDAAARGYHCPYYRKKVSFYCSFYDMRKRRSQTYLGTKVRPLKGFPVAWLFRGSSERACINK; from the coding sequence CTTTCTAATATGGCGTCGTGGTCTGCACTCCCAACGGATCTCGGCAACACTATCCTCCGCCGCCTCCAGCACCATGCCGATCGCGTCCGCTTCGGCACCGTGTGCCGCGAGTGGCGCGCCTGCGCACGGCGGAACACCCCACCATCGCaattcccgtggctcgccttaccCGACCGGACCTTCTACAGCCTGCCGGACTCCGCCTTCCAGCCGCTGCCGCTCCACCTCGAGCGTCATCGCCAGCTGCCGCACGCCCAGAGCTCCTGCGGCGAGTGGTTCGTCTTCGAGCGCAGGGACGGCGCGTACACGCTGGTAAACACCTTCTCCATGTCCACGACCATGGTGCTCCCCCGGCTGCCCACGGAGCCGTCGCACGCCATCGGCGACCCGCCGCCGTTCATGAAGAAGCTAGTGGTGTGCTCGCCTAAACTCGTCGCCGCGGTCGTTGGGGAGGGGTGGCAGCTCGCGCTGTGCCGGCCAGGGTCAGCGTCGTGGGTGGTGGTCGCCCACGATCAACTGAAGTCGCTTCAAGACATGATCTGGCATCGAGGCAAGCTCTACGCCCTCCACGATACCCGTTGCCGCCTCCTCTGCGTTTCCGTCGGCGAGGACAGGGACACCGGCGAGCCAAACGTGTCCCGAGTCGACATCCTTGTCGAGGGCTCCATGTGGGAAGTCATCGAGTCGCCACCGTGGTCGCCGTACCTGCTCGAATCCGACGGCGCGCTGCTGATGGTCCGCAGAGGAGATCCTAACAGTGACATACAAAATCCGTTCATGGGCGGTGATTCCGTGCATTATGTAGGCCGAGGCTTGGAGAGGGCGACCAGGTTCACGGTGTTCAAGGCCGACTTGGCGCGGTCACGGTGGACGGAGCTGAGCAGCGTCGGGGAAGATACGGTGCTGTTCGTCCAGGGATGGTGCTCCCGAGCTGTTCGTATCCCCGGCCGGTGCAAGGACTACGTTACCGGGGACCGTATCTTCTTCGTGAGTGATGCTGCCGCCCGTGGCTATCACTGCCCCTATTACAGGAAGAAGGTGTCCTTCTACTGCAGCTTCTACGACATGAGGAAACGGCGGTCTCAGACGTACCTAGGGACCAAGGTACGGCCACTCAAAGGCTTTCCCGTCGCGTGGCTGTTTCGTGGATCATCAGAGCGTGCTTGCATAAACAAGTAG